In Pseudobacter ginsenosidimutans, the following are encoded in one genomic region:
- a CDS encoding SMP-30/gluconolactonase/LRE family protein: MKKITILHLLIFLFYSVYAQENKAVSGTIDFISPELYKLINKEAKVEVLAEGFQFTEGPVWVEKDQMLLFSDVPGNTIYKWTAAVGKELYLPQAGYTDSVKRGGFMGPNGLIISNDGKLMICQHGDRRIVMMDAPLNDPQGKFSTVADQYNGKRFNSPNDLCFAANGDLYFTDPWYGLEKGPKDPGREITYQGVYKLDRTGRVTLLIDSIEAPNGIAVFPDGNTLLVSNSGNRNKRWYAYTIAQDGSLINERIFYDASNEKESGGCDGLKIDSQGNVFATGPGGIWIFTKTGTLIGKIKINGSIVANCALTPDGKTVYLTATKYLLRVKMR; the protein is encoded by the coding sequence ATGAAAAAAATAACGATTCTCCATTTGTTGATTTTCCTGTTTTACTCAGTCTATGCACAGGAAAATAAAGCAGTTTCTGGCACTATCGACTTTATCTCTCCTGAATTATACAAGCTGATCAATAAAGAGGCAAAGGTTGAAGTCTTAGCAGAAGGATTTCAGTTTACTGAAGGCCCGGTGTGGGTGGAGAAAGACCAGATGCTTTTATTTTCCGATGTGCCAGGCAATACCATCTACAAATGGACAGCAGCAGTTGGTAAGGAACTTTACCTGCCACAGGCGGGCTATACTGATTCTGTAAAACGCGGCGGATTTATGGGACCTAATGGATTGATCATTTCCAATGATGGAAAATTGATGATTTGTCAGCATGGCGACAGAAGGATTGTTATGATGGATGCACCACTCAATGACCCGCAAGGGAAGTTCAGTACGGTAGCCGACCAGTACAATGGAAAAAGATTCAACAGCCCGAATGATCTGTGTTTTGCAGCAAATGGTGATTTGTATTTTACTGATCCGTGGTATGGTCTGGAAAAAGGCCCAAAGGATCCGGGAAGGGAAATAACTTATCAGGGTGTATATAAGTTGGATAGAACAGGGAGGGTCACGCTTCTCATTGATTCGATAGAAGCCCCCAATGGTATTGCCGTTTTTCCAGACGGCAATACGCTACTGGTATCCAATTCAGGCAATCGGAATAAAAGATGGTATGCTTATACCATTGCTCAAGATGGCTCACTAATCAACGAACGCATCTTTTATGATGCAAGCAATGAAAAGGAATCCGGCGGATGTGATGGTTTGAAGATAGATAGCCAGGGAAATGTATTTGCAACAGGGCCGGGTGGCATCTGGATATTCACCAAAACAGGAACACTGATCGGCAAAATAAAAATAAATGGATCGATCGTCGCCAACTGTGCCTTGACTCCGGATGGTAAAACAGTTTATCTCACTGCAACAAAATATTTGCTGAGAGTGAAAATGAGATGA
- a CDS encoding RraA family protein: protein MIKYLFLFSIAVSTSLQSFSQQVQISKDELITLTQEWKGERFPDGRPKVPDDIIRRMRSVSVEEAWATMSNAGYRYQIAEGWQLINPDSVLVGRAVTVTFMPGRPDVWKAIDSLGKKEGRRAQNVWGVEILQKGDVYVADQFGAKRNGPTIGDNVGNAIYAKTGNGIVYDGALRDVEGLKEIGGFTSFYSSYDPSYHNPGTGPNRDLTTMIVGINKPTRIRTVTVMPGDVVLGKLGVVVFIPPQLAERVVTTSEIVRLRDLFGHQRLKEGKYTAGQIDTRWSDEIEKDFSKWLNDHINELPVGKEQIQEFLKERTW from the coding sequence ATGATCAAATATTTATTTCTCTTTTCGATAGCTGTCAGCACCAGCCTGCAATCATTCAGTCAGCAGGTACAGATAAGCAAAGACGAATTGATCACCCTTACTCAGGAGTGGAAGGGTGAAAGATTTCCTGACGGGCGGCCAAAAGTTCCGGACGATATTATTCGAAGAATGAGATCGGTCAGTGTGGAAGAGGCATGGGCCACCATGAGCAATGCCGGCTACCGGTACCAGATCGCAGAGGGCTGGCAACTGATCAATCCTGATAGTGTATTGGTAGGACGGGCAGTAACAGTAACGTTTATGCCTGGCCGCCCGGATGTTTGGAAAGCAATTGATTCGTTGGGTAAGAAAGAAGGAAGAAGAGCACAAAATGTCTGGGGTGTGGAAATATTGCAAAAAGGCGATGTATATGTAGCTGATCAATTTGGTGCAAAGAGAAACGGACCAACCATTGGTGATAATGTGGGCAATGCTATCTATGCAAAAACGGGAAATGGAATTGTATATGACGGCGCATTGAGAGATGTGGAAGGATTGAAAGAGATTGGCGGGTTCACTTCTTTTTATTCCAGTTATGATCCATCCTACCATAATCCGGGAACAGGGCCAAACAGGGATCTGACTACTATGATTGTTGGTATCAATAAGCCTACCCGTATCCGTACAGTTACTGTAATGCCGGGTGATGTGGTGTTGGGGAAACTTGGCGTAGTGGTATTTATTCCGCCGCAATTAGCTGAGCGTGTTGTTACCACTTCTGAAATTGTACGATTGAGAGATCTGTTTGGTCATCAGCGATTGAAAGAAGGGAAATACACCGCAGGGCAAATTGATACACGCTGGTCGGATGAAATTGAAAAGGATTTTTCAAAATGGCTCAATGATCATATTAATGAATTACCCGTTGGAAAAGAACAGATCCAGGAATTTCTAAAGGAAAGGACATGGTAG
- a CDS encoding mandelate racemase/muconate lactonizing enzyme family protein gives MSKSRRSFIAKAAATAAITPFAALSSFGNGLTEAIDKTPGSSAPSDLKITDVKCGYSGGGLFIKISTNQDIVGYGEGVDAVGGTYHLVQRLGRQLIGRSPLNPNLIFEQFRKGAFFGGGQSGMYIAVLSAFDAALWDLCGKALGLPVYQLLGGKFRDNIRVYCDTQLYSVRNPKPEEFAKVARTAVDKGYTAIKFDLDEVNDPNKYDRWNWTASLAEIERMYNSIAAVRKEVGPHIDICCDMHGRYDAPTGRKVAKVMEPLNLMWLEEPVPADNVDVYKTITQETSTPICGGENFYLTYGFTRLLSEGAVDIIMPDLQKCGGLGEGQRIASLANAYYVPFSPHMVGSFLGAMAAAHVCAAVPNFHILEWQSQFDTEQKWKDIVTYDKPFIEKGFLAVSDKPGIGVDLNLEGLKKYAHPGVPFFE, from the coding sequence ATGTCAAAATCAAGAAGATCATTTATAGCAAAGGCTGCGGCAACAGCGGCTATCACGCCCTTTGCAGCATTGTCCTCTTTCGGAAATGGACTTACAGAAGCAATTGATAAAACACCCGGATCATCAGCTCCTTCTGATCTGAAGATCACCGATGTGAAATGTGGTTATTCCGGTGGCGGGCTGTTTATTAAGATCTCTACCAATCAGGATATTGTGGGATATGGTGAAGGAGTGGATGCTGTGGGTGGTACTTATCATTTGGTGCAAAGGCTGGGAAGGCAACTAATTGGAAGGAGCCCTTTGAATCCCAACCTGATCTTTGAACAATTCCGGAAAGGCGCCTTTTTTGGAGGGGGACAATCCGGCATGTACATAGCAGTATTGAGTGCTTTTGATGCTGCACTTTGGGATTTGTGCGGAAAGGCATTAGGCCTGCCCGTTTATCAGTTATTGGGCGGGAAATTTCGTGATAACATAAGAGTTTACTGCGACACGCAGTTGTATTCCGTTCGTAATCCCAAACCGGAGGAGTTTGCGAAAGTTGCACGGACCGCAGTTGACAAAGGCTATACTGCCATAAAATTTGATCTTGACGAAGTTAACGACCCCAACAAATATGACAGGTGGAACTGGACTGCAAGTCTTGCTGAAATAGAAAGGATGTACAATTCAATCGCCGCTGTTCGAAAAGAAGTAGGTCCGCATATCGATATCTGTTGTGATATGCACGGACGCTATGATGCGCCAACAGGAAGAAAGGTGGCGAAAGTGATGGAGCCGCTAAACCTGATGTGGTTGGAAGAACCTGTTCCCGCCGATAACGTGGATGTTTATAAAACAATCACACAAGAAACCAGCACTCCCATTTGTGGGGGAGAGAATTTTTATCTCACCTATGGTTTCACCCGCTTATTGTCAGAAGGAGCCGTAGATATCATCATGCCCGATCTTCAAAAATGTGGAGGACTTGGCGAGGGGCAAAGAATAGCAAGCCTGGCGAATGCCTATTATGTACCATTTTCGCCGCATATGGTTGGCTCTTTCCTTGGAGCCATGGCAGCGGCGCATGTTTGTGCTGCCGTACCTAATTTCCATATCCTCGAATGGCAAAGTCAGTTCGATACAGAGCAAAAATGGAAAGATATTGTTACGTATGATAAACCTTTTATCGAAAAAGGATTTCTTGCAGTATCAGATAAACCAGGCATTGGCGTTGACTTGAACCTGGAAGGCTTAAAGAAATATGCACATCCCGGCGTACCGTTTTTTGAGTAG
- a CDS encoding bile acid:sodium symporter family protein has protein sequence MAVLNKSVYNFCYTAALLFLLAFVYTTLHHYHNWAGVLLALFFVSIALAFRGSRLFRGYWYSIVIFAVATIAMYYPQHFISVGGRNASFFIPVLLQVIMFGMGTELSLKDFAQVMRMPKGVFIGTACHYIIMPLVGFAVAHLFSFPNEIAAGIILIGCCPSGLASNVMCYLARANLALSVSVTTISTLLAPFLTPLLMKLLGGRYVEIDLWAMVWEITKIVIIPIAAGLAFHYLVRGKVKWIDKIMPVISMVGIALVLLVITAAGRDNLLKIGGLLIVATFIHNISGYFLGYWSARFFKFPEKDCRTIALEVGMQNAGLASALARGMGKLATVGLASVIFGTMMNVTGSSLASWWHNRSPQDGTTEKELS, from the coding sequence ATGGCAGTCTTGAATAAATCGGTTTATAATTTTTGTTATACCGCTGCTTTGCTTTTCCTGCTGGCCTTTGTGTATACTACATTACATCATTATCATAATTGGGCAGGAGTTTTGCTGGCTTTGTTTTTTGTAAGTATCGCCCTGGCATTCCGCGGGAGCCGGCTCTTCAGAGGCTATTGGTATAGCATTGTGATCTTTGCCGTGGCTACCATTGCCATGTACTATCCGCAACATTTTATCTCTGTGGGTGGAAGGAATGCTTCTTTCTTCATTCCGGTTCTTTTACAGGTGATCATGTTTGGAATGGGGACCGAATTAAGCCTGAAAGATTTTGCACAGGTCATGCGCATGCCTAAGGGCGTATTTATAGGTACCGCATGTCATTACATCATCATGCCATTGGTCGGATTTGCAGTGGCTCATTTGTTTAGTTTTCCGAATGAAATAGCAGCAGGCATTATTTTGATAGGTTGTTGTCCAAGCGGACTTGCTTCCAACGTAATGTGCTATCTGGCCAGGGCAAATCTTGCATTGTCTGTTTCCGTTACCACCATATCAACCTTGCTGGCGCCATTCTTAACTCCGTTGCTAATGAAATTGCTCGGTGGAAGATATGTTGAGATCGATCTATGGGCGATGGTATGGGAAATTACAAAAATCGTGATCATACCTATTGCAGCAGGGCTTGCATTTCATTATTTGGTGCGGGGAAAAGTGAAATGGATTGATAAGATAATGCCAGTCATATCAATGGTAGGGATCGCCCTGGTGCTACTGGTTATTACTGCTGCGGGGCGGGATAATCTGCTGAAGATCGGGGGACTACTGATTGTTGCTACATTCATTCATAATATCTCAGGGTATTTTTTAGGTTACTGGTCTGCCCGTTTCTTCAAATTCCCCGAAAAAGATTGTCGCACCATTGCGCTGGAAGTAGGTATGCAAAATGCCGGTCTTGCTTCTGCACTTGCGAGGGGCATGGGTAAATTAGCAACTGTAGGATTAGCATCTGTAATATTTGGAACGATGATGAACGTAACCGGCTCATCCCTGGCAAGCTGGTGGCACAACCGCTCTCCTCAGGATGGAACAACTGAAAAAGAATTGTCCTGA
- a CDS encoding hybrid sensor histidine kinase/response regulator transcription factor — translation MRKIIYIFFCSVFAFCSNSLAQTGHIRFTSLSTRDGLLSNSVNAILKDRYGIMWFGTDDGLNKFDGTNFTVYRYLPGDSTSLRTNEVLALHEDSSGNLWIGTSGGGLSLYDRKRDHFLHYPVQSGTNTLTGSDVIRSICSDYQGKIWIAQFEGLYVMDPKSQLISKHTLHDAYGKPIITTLTSVYADSKQRLWIASDNGLLLYDIKTNSLKVYENKKTDPASLTDNRTRAVTEDKWGNIWVGTAAGLCKLKSDGSGFIRTILNNSEITSIAADGQGLLWVGCSNGLYVYNIESATYSIFTQDYRNHQSLCSKGVRCVYIDQQGIYWLGTYQGGICKYDKNLNLFNLSLNSSFQENRDHVAVITALAENKNGNVLLGTDGNGLYELNRKKDQVQPVNLSLKNVQGNSLSILALLRSANDKLYIGTYSRGLIILDQRTGECTQLVKGDGVNTLTNNDIFCLFEDSKGNIWIGTNGGGIIVVQGTRVIARYSPLPQNGVSLMPINGYIRAIEEDAEGNIWIGTHGGGIAIFETASGKWEIYTQENSLLPSNKIQSIHRDKNGKMWIGTFSGLAAFIPDKHQFKLYSEKDGLQNAMIYQIVEDGTGKLWVSTNTGISRLDTASETFWNFTHMNGLQNSNFVRAAGLRLSDGELFFGGLEGFNHFYPDQLKVNRNVPQVILTDLRISNKSVPAGNDAPIKEHISTASEIRLNYKQNFALSFVALNYTIPRQNRYAYKLDGFEKDWNYIGSGNMASYTNLDPGEYTFRVKAANNDGIWSTNDTIIKVFVKPPFWRTTYAYIFYILAIGGTLLYSRHKGISKLRKKFAQEQEQQEIERVRQLEQMKLKFLTNLSHDFRTPISLIMGPVDQLIDGEDRPEKQEKLNMVRRNARRLLNLVNQLLDFRKLEEQELKLQLSKGEFISFLKEVTDSFRDMSERKNIQFTLKTCIDRLDAYFDRDKMERIFFNLLSNAFKFTLAGGHITVDLQRTESADDPEYTWVSINVTDTGIGIPEDKKELIFDRFFQNESSASVLNQGSGIGLSITKEFIELHNGKIHVESEPGKGCSFTIQIPLKRAYETVTAVTTTQPELPAEDEPVNGPALVREDNINSNELSLLLVEDNDDFRYYLKDNLRNHYKILEATNGREGWQKTLSNHPQLILTDISMPEMDGIELVNKLKSDKRTCHIPVILLTAMTGQEQQLKGLETGANDYITKPFNLEVLNAKIRNLLHLKNTMKTTYSKQISVATPELEMESPDAKLLTEIVNYIENNLTNPQLSVENLSKQIGMSRGTLYARLLELTGETPVEYIRSFRLNKAVSLMEKRNMTISETAYEVGFTTPNYFTRSFKEKFNMLPSEYIAKMKKVNADSKK, via the coding sequence ATGCGAAAAATTATCTATATATTTTTTTGCTCTGTTTTTGCCTTTTGCTCCAACTCCCTGGCACAAACCGGGCATATAAGATTCACCTCTCTCTCTACCAGGGACGGGCTCCTGTCCAACTCAGTGAACGCTATATTGAAAGACAGGTATGGGATCATGTGGTTCGGTACCGATGACGGGTTGAATAAATTTGATGGAACTAATTTCACTGTGTACAGATATTTGCCTGGCGATTCCACCAGTTTACGCACCAACGAAGTTTTGGCATTGCATGAAGACAGCTCAGGCAATCTCTGGATTGGCACCAGTGGCGGTGGGCTCAGCCTGTACGACCGGAAAAGAGACCATTTCCTGCATTACCCGGTACAATCCGGCACCAACACACTCACAGGCAGTGATGTGATCAGGAGTATTTGCAGCGATTACCAGGGTAAGATATGGATTGCACAGTTTGAAGGGCTATACGTAATGGACCCGAAATCCCAGTTGATATCTAAGCATACATTACACGACGCATACGGCAAACCTATAATAACGACTCTTACCTCTGTGTATGCAGACAGCAAACAACGGTTGTGGATCGCTTCAGACAATGGCCTTTTACTGTATGATATCAAAACAAACTCCCTGAAAGTATATGAAAACAAAAAAACAGATCCGGCCAGTTTAACGGATAATAGAACAAGAGCAGTAACAGAGGACAAATGGGGCAATATCTGGGTAGGTACAGCAGCAGGATTATGCAAGCTGAAATCAGATGGCTCCGGATTTATCCGTACCATCCTGAACAATTCCGAGATCACCAGCATCGCAGCAGATGGTCAGGGTCTTTTGTGGGTAGGCTGTTCCAATGGATTATACGTTTACAATATTGAAAGTGCTACTTATTCCATTTTCACCCAGGATTATCGAAATCATCAGAGCTTATGCAGTAAAGGCGTACGTTGCGTATACATCGATCAACAAGGCATTTACTGGCTGGGAACCTATCAGGGAGGTATTTGCAAGTACGATAAAAACCTGAACCTCTTCAACCTTTCACTGAACAGCAGTTTCCAGGAAAACAGGGACCATGTAGCTGTTATCACCGCACTTGCCGAAAACAAGAATGGGAATGTTTTGCTGGGCACCGACGGCAATGGCCTCTATGAGCTCAACCGGAAAAAAGATCAGGTGCAACCGGTAAATCTTTCACTTAAAAATGTTCAGGGGAATTCCCTTTCCATTCTCGCATTGCTGCGCAGCGCAAACGATAAACTTTATATTGGCACTTATTCCAGGGGATTGATCATCCTGGACCAGAGAACAGGAGAATGCACACAGCTGGTGAAAGGAGATGGAGTGAATACGCTTACCAATAACGATATCTTTTGTTTGTTTGAAGACAGTAAAGGGAATATCTGGATCGGCACAAATGGAGGCGGGATCATTGTTGTACAAGGCACCCGCGTGATTGCCCGCTACTCTCCCCTGCCTCAAAACGGCGTAAGCCTCATGCCGATCAATGGCTATATACGCGCAATCGAAGAAGATGCCGAAGGCAATATATGGATCGGTACGCATGGTGGCGGGATTGCTATATTTGAGACAGCTTCAGGCAAATGGGAAATATATACACAAGAGAACAGCCTTTTGCCAAGTAATAAAATACAGAGCATTCACCGCGACAAAAATGGAAAAATGTGGATCGGCACTTTCAGCGGACTGGCTGCTTTTATTCCGGACAAGCACCAGTTCAAACTTTACTCAGAAAAGGACGGCCTTCAAAACGCCATGATCTATCAGATAGTGGAAGATGGTACCGGTAAACTCTGGGTATCTACCAATACCGGCATAAGCAGGCTAGACACAGCTTCTGAAACCTTCTGGAACTTCACGCATATGAATGGACTGCAGAACTCGAACTTCGTACGTGCGGCAGGGTTACGGCTCTCAGATGGTGAGTTGTTTTTTGGTGGGCTGGAGGGTTTCAATCATTTCTATCCGGATCAGTTGAAGGTGAACCGGAATGTACCCCAGGTTATTCTCACCGATCTCAGAATATCCAATAAATCTGTTCCGGCAGGCAACGATGCTCCCATCAAAGAACATATTTCCACAGCCAGCGAAATACGGTTGAATTACAAACAAAATTTTGCCCTCAGTTTTGTTGCCCTGAATTATACTATCCCCAGGCAGAACCGGTATGCCTATAAACTGGATGGCTTCGAAAAAGACTGGAACTATATCGGTTCCGGAAACATGGCCTCCTATACCAACCTGGATCCGGGAGAGTATACATTCCGGGTGAAAGCTGCTAATAACGACGGGATCTGGAGCACGAACGACACTATCATAAAAGTGTTTGTCAAGCCCCCTTTCTGGCGAACCACCTATGCTTACATCTTTTACATTTTAGCCATTGGAGGAACACTTTTGTACAGCCGCCATAAAGGTATTTCCAAATTAAGGAAGAAGTTTGCACAGGAGCAGGAACAGCAGGAAATTGAGAGGGTCAGACAATTGGAACAGATGAAACTCAAATTCCTCACCAACCTTAGTCATGATTTCCGCACCCCCATTTCCCTGATCATGGGACCAGTAGACCAATTGATAGACGGAGAAGACCGGCCTGAAAAACAGGAGAAACTAAATATGGTAAGGCGGAATGCAAGAAGACTGCTCAATCTCGTCAACCAATTGCTCGACTTCAGAAAACTGGAAGAACAGGAATTGAAACTCCAGTTATCAAAGGGTGAGTTCATTTCATTTTTGAAGGAGGTGACAGACTCATTCAGGGATATGTCTGAAAGGAAAAATATCCAGTTCACCCTCAAAACCTGTATAGACCGGTTGGACGCGTATTTCGACAGGGATAAAATGGAAAGGATATTTTTCAATTTATTGTCCAATGCATTCAAATTCACTTTAGCCGGTGGACATATCACCGTTGATCTGCAAAGGACCGAAAGCGCTGATGATCCCGAATACACCTGGGTATCGATCAATGTAACTGATACTGGTATTGGTATCCCGGAAGACAAGAAAGAGTTGATCTTCGATCGTTTTTTCCAGAATGAGAGCAGTGCTTCAGTTCTTAACCAGGGATCTGGCATCGGGCTGTCCATCACTAAAGAGTTCATTGAATTACACAATGGTAAGATCCACGTTGAAAGTGAACCAGGAAAGGGATGTTCCTTTACCATTCAAATACCGCTTAAACGCGCTTATGAAACAGTAACCGCGGTAACCACAACTCAACCTGAACTGCCCGCAGAGGACGAACCTGTGAATGGTCCTGCATTGGTTCGGGAAGACAATATCAACTCCAATGAGTTGTCGTTATTGCTGGTTGAAGACAATGATGATTTCAGATACTATCTTAAAGACAATCTCCGCAATCATTATAAAATACTGGAAGCAACCAATGGCAGGGAAGGCTGGCAAAAAACGCTATCCAATCATCCGCAGCTGATCCTGACTGATATCAGCATGCCTGAAATGGATGGAATCGAATTGGTCAATAAACTAAAATCTGATAAAAGGACCTGCCATATCCCTGTAATACTGCTCACTGCCATGACAGGCCAGGAACAGCAGTTAAAAGGACTTGAAACAGGGGCTAATGATTATATCACCAAGCCATTCAACCTGGAAGTGTTAAATGCCAAGATCAGGAATCTGTTGCATTTAAAGAATACTATGAAAACTACTTATTCAAAGCAGATAAGCGTTGCCACGCCAGAACTGGAAATGGAATCGCCGGATGCAAAACTATTGACAGAGATCGTTAATTATATCGAGAACAACCTCACCAATCCGCAATTATCCGTTGAGAACTTAAGCAAACAGATCGGCATGAGCAGGGGCACTCTTTATGCCAGGCTGCTTGAGCTGACCGGAGAGACGCCGGTTGAGTACATCCGTTCGTTCCGTCTCAACAAGGCAGTCTCCCTGATGGAAAAACGAAATATGACGATCTCTGAAACCGCCTATGAGGTTGGGTTTACAACACCCAATTATTTTACAAGGTCTTTCAAAGAAAAATTCAACATGCTTCCTTCTGAATATATTGCGAAGATGAAAAAAGTAAATGCAGACAGTAAGAAATAG
- a CDS encoding alpha/beta hydrolase-fold protein has protein sequence MKSLIIAFAAALVSITGFAQTNPTQIIEDFKPSVLNQPGQEYPQVNSQGYARFKIIAPHADSVSVSLGLGGRGGTRLKQMPDSSWMGTTEGPMDEGFHYYDIKIDGGKFNDPGALNYYGSVRWESGIEIPAHDQDFYSLKNVPHGNVVQVLFPSPSTNTSRRAFVYTPPGYDGKSKKNYPVLYLQHGWGEDETAWSNQGRANLIMDNMIAEGKIEAFIIVMTYGMTNDVKFGGIRSFKIEPFQTVLIDELIPYIDANFRTIAKSSHRAMAGLSMGGMETHTITLNKPDVFSYYALLSGGIYTPAEIKDKSKVKLIFLSCGSKERPDGVKNAALALKEAGFNAVSYVSENTAHEFLTWRRSLRELAPLLFK, from the coding sequence ATGAAATCACTGATAATTGCCTTCGCTGCTGCACTGGTAAGCATTACGGGCTTTGCACAAACCAACCCAACTCAGATAATAGAAGATTTCAAGCCTTCTGTTTTAAATCAGCCCGGACAGGAATATCCACAGGTCAATTCACAAGGCTATGCCCGTTTCAAAATAATTGCTCCTCATGCAGATAGTGTAAGCGTTAGCCTGGGGCTTGGCGGCAGAGGCGGAACGCGCCTCAAACAAATGCCCGACTCTTCCTGGATGGGTACTACAGAAGGCCCCATGGATGAAGGCTTTCATTATTATGACATAAAGATCGATGGCGGAAAATTCAATGATCCGGGCGCTTTGAACTATTACGGTTCTGTTCGTTGGGAAAGCGGGATAGAAATCCCTGCTCATGACCAGGATTTCTATTCACTGAAAAATGTGCCGCACGGAAATGTGGTACAGGTTCTCTTCCCTTCTCCCAGCACCAATACGTCGCGCAGGGCCTTTGTATATACACCGCCGGGATACGATGGCAAATCAAAAAAGAATTATCCCGTATTGTACCTCCAGCATGGATGGGGCGAGGATGAAACTGCCTGGAGTAACCAGGGGCGCGCAAACCTGATTATGGACAATATGATCGCTGAAGGAAAAATCGAAGCATTCATAATTGTAATGACGTATGGCATGACCAACGATGTCAAATTTGGAGGGATCAGAAGTTTTAAAATAGAGCCATTTCAAACAGTACTTATTGATGAGTTGATCCCCTATATCGACGCAAACTTTCGCACTATTGCCAAATCTTCACATCGTGCAATGGCCGGCCTTTCCATGGGAGGCATGGAAACGCACACTATCACACTCAATAAACCGGATGTATTTTCTTACTACGCATTACTGAGCGGCGGCATCTACACACCTGCTGAAATTAAAGACAAATCAAAAGTGAAACTGATATTCCTGAGTTGTGGAAGCAAAGAACGCCCGGATGGTGTTAAGAATGCAGCCCTTGCCCTTAAGGAAGCAGGCTTTAATGCAGTATCCTATGTTTCTGAAAATACAGCACATGAGTTCCTGACCTGGCGACGCAGCCTGCGTGAACTGGCGCCACTGTTATTTAAATGA